The DNA window aaTAAATGGGAAGTTACTAAATTGAATGGTTATCATTATTTGGCTAATGAAGTGGAGGAAATAtgaaaagataaggaaaaagagAGGGAATGTGGCCGGCTCCTAGATGGgagttttgggttttatttttggtttaattagccaattaattggctaattaaatatgaaaggagatattttattatttatggtattgattggctaatttaaaagggaaagaaaggtggaaaaggtagaaaaaaggtgATGGAATAGATTTTGAATGGGGTAGCCGGCCTTATGccattttttaggtttgagtggatgtttcaaattggtAATTAAGagatgattttaggagatatgggaagaatatattatttagataattaattaactaaataatatattagggaaattaagttttggaaataattacctaaaataagataatttggaattggttacctcttctggagcatttttgaattggttgaggatgattacccactatttgcgcgtaggaatcccggtatgcctcaagggtatttttgtcctctttcgttcaaaagtccacgtgtcgcctggtgaatatttttggttccacaaatgcccccacacctgttgagcTATTTGCAGAAAAGGGCaataggtgtagagattttcttgctttaggaaattctgaactgtttcctattttgttgttgattctctctttcaataggaaattaaatccttctaggaaaaggaaataaatttcccCAAAGCtcatttaagtccaccttaagtggattgTTAAATCAACTTTTTTAGAGAGAAACTTATTCATCCTtacaagagaaaaagagagcttagaggatatttgttccccctcctctaacAATCTTCTACGTCTTGTCCGTGTAAAGGATCGCTCTTCGTTGCTTCCAGGTAAgaagaaattgattttcttgtcttcttgattttttattttggtttttcttgCTGGGCTATGGTGAATGGATGATTAGCCAAGCTGTGGGGCTTGGCAATTTGGCTGGTTCCTGCGGCTGCGGCTGCggctttcaactttttttttttttttttttttttttttttttgccgagagctgttttgttttgttttttaaacaaCTCTCTAACAAATCTTCCATGTACTTTTGTAGAATTTTCAAGCATGTCTTCCTCGAGCCGtaagaatgatgatggtgtgccCCCGCTGTACCGTCAAGGCGGGTCTTTGAGCAAGATTGGCTACTTCAAAGCTGCTCACATCAAGATTAGCTCCGACAATTtgtttagagattttcttgaaACGTATTGGCATGCCATTCCGTCGGGAGTGCGTGTGAGACGAGTTAAAGATGGTAGCAGCCGAGAACCATGCAGTGGAACTCGGAGAACTATCAAGTTCCATCCTTACTATTTTGTGTTAGGGTTTACTTTCCCTATGCcgcgtttcttccaagaagtgctttGCTCTATGAAATGTGCGCCTGCCCAATGTTCCCCGAATGCGGTCCGAGTGATGGTGGGGTTCCACAATTTGAaccaattctttgacttgggACTAACCACCAACGAATTTTAGTATTTCTTTGACATAGGTCGTATTGATGGAGTTGGACAACTGCGAATCCGTCATAAGCTTTTTGATAATTCGAGTAAAGGAGATCATGATTGGGCCaaagagactttggagataagtggagaatggGAATCTGATTCTTCTCCCGAGCTGCGTGTATCAACGGTCTTCATATCTGGTAAGCAGACTGCTTAGTCTTTTCGGCTGCTTTGCTTTAGTGCCAAATCATTCTTCAATTTTCTGATtgtcttctgttttttttttctttttttttagattcggaatttggctcaactcctaGGGTTTCTCCAGATATGAAAAAAGTGCATGTCGCTCTGGGTATTCCTTCCGAGTATCGTgagtggcgttggctgcttagtcctcttcgtaGGGAAAAGGTGGACTACccccagaagaagaaataaaacggATCAAGGCAGACGCGATGGCTCATCCTATCACTGTGGTGGAGCCTACTAccaatgaaggtgggaaaaagaaacattccccgcctgctcaagagatgcctgcTGAGAAGAAAACGAAGACTGCTCGTGGGGATTCTCCGGCTGCTCCCAAGATTGTGATTGACCTGACTTCCTCTAAGGGCGAGAAAGAACAAACTGCTACATTTGTGCCAGTAACGCCTATTGTTTCGAAGGCTGCTAGCTCGATTGCTGAAAAAATTGCTCAGCGTAAAAGTTCTTCCGTGCCTTTGGTACCGAAGTTTGTGCCAAAATGTCCGTCCGAGACTAAACCTGACTTACCCTTGAAGAGacttgctactatgaagagtgaTAAGGTGCCCCTGTCTGCTAAAGTGGCGTCGAATACTGCTTCTTCCGCTGCTGCAACCATCTCGTCTGCTGATAAGAATGAAGCTGCTCACTCAGGCAGGCTTGAAGAATCCGCCAAGGCCGTTTCTGAGGAGGCTGCTAAGATTTGTGctcttttgaaaccagatcttcttgaagacatggatgTATGCGcccagtttgttgatggcgtcaaaGAGATTGTTGGTCCGAGTCTTTTTGCAAAGCATACACCCGAGTATAGGAAGACTGCTCTGCTAgccatgatgcagaaaacaacaattctggcagccgagtctatgttccttgaccaagaggacaccaaggctgctaaagagatggcaagaactATGGCtgctgaagcttattcctcggtcgaaaaaatcaaaaaattggaatctgagctTGCTGCTTTGAAGGAATCTCATACTTCTGAccccacttctctgcagcttgaggcCGCTCACCAGGAGatcatggatttgaagactaggtTTGATGTGGtccaaacaaagaatgaaagtgcagagaaggaaatcgagcgttacatacctcagattcgaGATCTTGAACGCTCCATATCTGAACTTCGCTCCGCTGcctatgcaaaggatgaagaattgATTGCTACTTACAACCAAGCGATCCACTTCAAAGAGGTTGCTGACAGGCTTGAGCCTCAAGTGTCggaacttcaaggtgttttGAAGACCAACGACAATCTGAAGAAAGAAATTGAGGAGTTGCAGCGAGTTCGTGCTTGCCTGCTTGAGGAGAATGAGCAGTTGAAGAGTGAGAAAAATGGTTTCGAGGCTTCGCTTATTCAGAACCAatccgatttctacaagctgggctatgtagatcatctctatgggcggccgtctgactttgagttttccggtaaagacttcgagaccttctctatttcccCAGAAGACTTGCTTGATTTTACCTTTGAGTCTTCTATCGGTGAAATAGCTGGAGGAGTTGATACCCAGGCTGGAGCAGTCGAGGGTAAAGGTTCGGAGGATGCTGCTGCTGAGAACACcaaggctgctgaaggtgtaacAACCGAGCAGTTGGGAGATGTCCAAACTactgaagagtagtcttctaggtagcttttagggtttccttttctttcctttgttgcttttgcttgaactccttcggtatTTGcttgttgtttatcaattttgctataaaatttaataaactcgcttcttttgcttttcccatttttttttctaacctTTAGACCTTATAAGCCAGTGGcaggcgtgctacttttctataagcagacaagcccacatagcctatgcagccgtaggtgttgatgtagaacttttgcaaagttattaaccatagggttggcagccggatgccttacttacagaagcagacgaatCCGCGTAACCACTTGGCTATTCAACCTTGGATCTTTCCAATTTCGTAGGctgtgtagcaagtatcacaacactttaggatttGGTATAAGTTATTCTGCGTTtgacagaggtgaagcttatcaactacgtagcatgtcggtagTGGATAAAATCTTCGTGTGTGCacgctaacttgtttaacctttcacaataatgtgcggttgcataagtctagcgtggttctactgctcgaagggcaagccgtaggcagtcttctggaaatccgtaggctaccttagtgcactcggtagcagctttaggtttcCAGGGCAGCCGCCCATTGGGTGTgctgcataatgtgccccctccgtctctagggcccggttccctgcGGATTAAGCCGATAGACCCATAATCCTTcaattagctaagccttgaaacagACCATTGtagctacttctaggaatcccggcgcaagccatcatgcACCTAGTCATTCTAGGGCAGCcaagctcatccacgtctggatattcggagtgttgaGTTTATCCTCCTTCCTTGGAGAGCACAGTTAGTCCCTTGGGGggtgtaattttcttttgaagtgcagaaagaaataagttgTTGTAAACATATATTAAAGCCAAATTACAAATTACTTTTGAattctttattgaaaaataaaatgagcaAATAACTTGGTTGCAAAAACTGCGTGATGATTGGATAGTCCTTGGTTTACgaggtggtgcccgttgagATGCTCGAGTCTTCGGGTCTTGATATAGTGTGAAGTCACACATGGTATTTCCTcaaattgtaggcgttccattgCTTCTCGATCTCTTTACCATTCATGGTAGCAAGAGTATAACTGCATTTGCCGCCGACTCTGTTGATCTTGTAacgaccttcccagatggggtcCATTTTTTTCGAGCCTTCTCTACGGGCAGTGATGaaagcttttcttaggactaggtcTCCGggttggaactgccggatcttggcccttttgttgtagctggaaatgAGCTGTTGCTGGTAagctgcgatgcgggtgatggtTCGTTCGCGCCTTtcttctgccagatctaaaTCTGTGGCCATTTCTTTACTGTTCCGTTCAACGTTTGGCAATAGAGTGTTGATGCTTGGCACGATGATGTTGGGAGGTATGATTGCTTCCGAACCAAAcgccaaagagaaaggagtttcaccggttgctcgtcttttggtggtgcgatatgcccataaacatcCTGGGAGCttatctggccattttccctttttgtcggtgagggatttcttgaggcagtcgagaatcgtcttgttggatgcttcagcctgcccattgccttgaggatatcttggtgtggacatgtgttgtttgatgccgtatttttggaagaactttgccaaatcttttcccacaaattgagggccgttgtcagtgacgatggactgagggatgccaaatcggcaaatgatgttcctccatataaagcgctctatgtccgtctgagtcgtggttgtcatgggttctgcttctacccatttggtgaaatagtcggttgccacaatcatcatgcatctgcccCCCGTAGCAGGCGGCATAGGCcctaccaggtcgattgcccactgcatgaatggccaaggacTCGTTTGCGGGTGTAGCTCACTAGGGGGTAGTGCTGGTACTGGTTTGTAGCGTTGGCAACGGTCGcatttttgtactaactccttagcatcttggtgcatggtaggccagtaaTAGCCTGCGTTAAGAGTCTTTTGGGCTAAGGATCGACCTCCAGAGTGATTCCCACAAACGCCttcatggattgagcttagaaccttcaagtcatcgggAGGTGCCAGAcagcggagatgtggtccgGTGTAGGATCTTCGGACGAGAATGCCATTCCACATATAGTAACGTGCCGACTTAATTTGGAGCTTCCTTGACTCCAATCTTTCTGTGGGTAATGTGTCGTTGACCAAGTAGTCTATAATTGGACTTTGCCAAGTGGGAGTtacactaacctgtgacacttcgGCTATCGACTccatctctatgcttggcttgtctagatattccaccAGAATGGAGCGTTTGAATTGGTGGTCAAGGGCGGAGCCTAAACCAGCTAGTGCATCTGCATGTGCATTGTCTGCCCgcggaacttgagtgagagtgtaagtctgaaatgcttCAAGCTGCTGGCGCACTTTCTCTAGGTATTGTGCCATCCTTGGGTGTTTTGCCGTGTATTCCCCAGTAGCCTGGAtggtgattagttgggaatcagaatgaattgcgagtttcttcaccgccaagtcttttgccattcggaggccCGCTAGTAGagcctcgtactctgcttcgttattggatgctttgaaacctagagtggtcgcctgctcgagcattgagcCATCTGGAGTAACAAGAACTACACCTGCTCCCGAGCCTTTATAGTTGGATGCACCGTCGACATGCAAGTTCCAGAAATCTTTATTAGATGGAGTAAGTGTGGCTAAGGTACTCTCTGCTACTTCTGGGGCGTCGTTGGGCCGCACTGTTGCGTTGTCTAGGCTAGGTGTGAATTCTGCCACGAAATctgccaaggcttgggcctttatcgcTGTGCGAGGTTGGAAAACTAAAccatattggccaagttccaatgcccatttcatcactcgttgagaagcGTCCGGACCATGTAATATTGATCGTAAGGGATATTGAGTCATAACAATGActgtatgagcttgaaagtagggtctgagcttccgagccgcaacaactaacgccaaaattaatttttcaatcttcggatatcttgtttccgcatcgagaagagctttagaagtgtagaataccggcagttgggcccccagctcttctcgtatgagagCAGAGCTCACTGCTACCTTGGAAACTgccaaataaatatataaatcctccgctgcttccggcttggatagtaagggaggtgatgtgagataaCTCTTCAAGTCTTGGAAAGCTTTTTCGCATTCTTCATCCCATTTGTTTCTTTGTGCCCTCCTGATAGCTTTGAAAAAGGGTTTGCATCGATCGGTGGATCGTGAGAGGAAGCGATTGAGGGCGGCTGTTCGtccggtcaagctttggatctccttcaaggtagttggagatttcatctctatgattgcttggatttgcttgggatgtgcttcaattcctcgttgggttactaagtaccctaggaatcGACCTGAAGATACTCCAAACGTGCACTTGGTggggttgagcttcatcttgtacctTCTAAGGATATTGAAAGCTTCTGCTAAATTGCGAATGTGATCTGATCGCTGCTTGCCCTTTACCATGATATCGTCGacatagacctccatggttaccccaatttgctttttgaacatcatatttactagcctttggtaagtggctcccgcgttcttgaggccaaaaggCATGACCTTATAGCAGTAAGTGCCTCGCTCTACCACAAACGcagttttctccttgtcgggctcatgcatggctatttggttgtagccgGAGTATGCGTCTAAGAAACTAAGTAACTGGTTTccagaagttgaatctactaaTAGATCAATCCGGGGGACAGGATAATGGtcttttgggcatgctttgttgaggtcagtgtagtctacgcaaaccctccatttgcccttctttttcttcatgactagtatgacattagcaagccatgccgagtgtgctacctcttctatgaaGCCGGCCTCCAATAGTTTGTCGATTTCTACCTCGATGATCGCTACTCGTTCGGGAGCGAAATGTCTTCTTTTTTGAATTACCGGTTTGGCAGTTGGATCGACGTGCAGCTTGTGGCAGGCCACTTTAGGATCAATACCAGGCATGTCGGATGGTGACCATGCGAAGATATCTCGGTTTTTCCTAAGGAAAAttgtgagttcttccttctcgtCTGGGCTTAATCGTGAGCCAATTTTAGCCTTCTTTTCCGGCTGCtagggatcaagaatgatgtcatcggcgtcctcttcgggtttccatcctatctTGTCTGCTTGGGCGCCATCTTCTTGATCCATctgctgtaattgctatttggcaATTTCTTTGCCCTTTTGGACTTCGGTAACCTCTACGggggtaaaggtcttcttctttgtttcttttaacATTTGCACAGTGCATCGTCGGGATGAAACCTGGTCAGACTTGATCTCTCCGACTCCTCCTCCCGGGATGCGGAATCGGATTTTTTGATACTTGATGGAAGTGACAGCATCCAGCTTGATCAACCAAGGtctcccaagaatcccattgtagggagaTGGGTCGCTTACAATCGTGAATGTTTGCTTTGAGACGACTGGCGGTGTTTTTACGTCAAGTATGATATGACCGATGGCAGTTGAGGTGTGTCTGTTGAATCCAGTAAGTACCTCTGCCCGGCGTATGATTGTACTTtccaggcccatcttttgaatgactgaaagttgaagtaggttgaccgcacttccattgtcaaccatcatcctgtcgactatagcatgggctagttggacagatacTACTAATGCATCGTCGTGTGGGAAATCGACTCATTCTGCATCCTGCTCCGTGAAGCCAATGATAGGTCCAGGTTGGGTATCGACTGCATGAACTTGTGAGATTAGTAAGGCctgctggatcttcctctttttggaGTTATTAGTAGCCCCTAAGTGCTTGGACTCAGCGAAAATGCCATTGATTCGAATCGTCTTAGTTGGTGGCTCCTCATCTCCGTCTGCATTCCTTTTTGGCTGCTCAGCTGGCTTGTCCA is part of the Malus domestica chromosome 12, GDT2T_hap1 genome and encodes:
- the LOC139189905 gene encoding protein WEAK CHLOROPLAST MOVEMENT UNDER BLUE LIGHT 1-like, encoding MAHPITVVEPTTNEGGKKKHSPPAQEMPAEKKTKTARGDSPAAPKIVIDLTSSKGEKEQTATFVPVTPIVSKAASSIAEKIAQRKSSSVPLVPKFVPKCPSETKPDLPLKRLATMKSDKVPLSAKVASNTASSAAATISSADKNEAAHSGRLEESAKAVSEEAAKICALLKPDLLEDMDVCAQFVDGVKEIVGPSLFAKHTPEYRKTALLAMMQKTTILAAESMFLDQEDTKAAKEMARTMAAEAYSSVEKIKKLESELAALKESHTSDPTSLQLEAAHQEIMDLKTRFDVVQTKNESAEKEIERYIPQIRDLERSISELRSAAYAKDEELIATYNQAIHFKEVADRLEPQVSELQGVLKTNDNLKKEIEELQRVRACLLEENEQLKSEKNGFEASLIQNQSDFYKLGYVDHLYGRPSDFEFSGKDFETFSISPEDLLDFTFESSIGEIAGGVDTQAGAVEGKGSEDAAAENTKAAEGVTTEQLGDVQTTEE
- the LOC139189906 gene encoding uncharacterized protein — translated: MVDNGSAVNLLQLSVIQKMGLESTIIRRAEVLTGFNRHTSTAIGHIILDVKTPPVVSKQTFTIVSDPSPYNGILGRPWLIKLDAVTSIKYQKIRFRIPGGGVGEIKSDQVSSRRCTVQMLKETKKKTFTPVEVTEVQKGKEIAK